The Oncorhynchus nerka isolate Pitt River linkage group LG12, Oner_Uvic_2.0, whole genome shotgun sequence genome contains the following window.
GTGAACGAGGCAGTGATGTGTCTGCAGGAGGGGATCCTGAACGGCCCCGTAGAGGGAGATATAGGCGCTGTGTTCGGACTGGGATTCCCCCCCTGCCTTGGAGGTAGGGATTAACTCTATAGCAAGGGTATTCAAATGAGTCTGGAGGTCCGGACTCAGTACTGCTGGGTTGCTGTTCTATAATTAATTCTGATGATGAATTGCACCAACCAGTGTTCCAGGTCTAAGTTGGTCCCTGACTAAAGGACAAGACTGAAAATCAGCAGTGGAGCTTAAATGTTCCTTCTCTAGACGGCTCAAAATAATGGttagaatggagtgaatggaatggcatcaaacatgaAAACCATGTttgattccatttactccattctggccatttattatgagccgtcctcccttcagCCTCCACTGGTCTTATACTATATGCCACTTACAGTGCATTGACTGCATACGTTTTTGCTATGTATCTAATCCCTGTGGAAATTGAGCCCATTACCTTTTACCAGCTGAGCCAGCCACACATACAGGATGATCACATGACATGAGCATAAACGGCTCTGATGACATTGCATGTGTTGCTGAACTGTTTTCAGGTTTAACAGCAGGCACAGCCTTTTTGTTGTGCTACAATTAGGACTTTTCTTTCAACTTCCCTGTTTAGTCCATTCCAGTTTGTGCAACTGGATTTGACTAAAGTTGATTTATCGAATTTCGGTATTTTAGACAGCTATCCGATATCGTACTATCATTATTTGTCCTTTTGAAAGATTGAATCCTACAAACGTTGTTTTAACCTTCTCTGTTCAGGTCCTTTCCGGTTTGTGGATACCTTCGGTGCCGATAAGCTAGTAGAGAAGATGAGGAGGTATGAGGAGGTTTACGGCAACCACTTCACCCCCTGTCAGCTACTGCTGGATCACGCCAAGGACTCCAACAAGCGATTCCACAAGTGACTTTCATCATCTACTGATACCATCTAATAGCAGGCTGCCATTAGAATGTGCCTAGGCTGTGTATTTGTCTGTTAACTTAAGCTCAATGCTTATTTCTTTAAAGTTTGCAGAAGAGAAATCATGAGCGGCCTGTTTTTACAAATCACAAAatgtttcaagttcataactAAAAGTTCTTTTTTGGgggtgtttttttttattttaatgtttTAACATGATTTGAAAGTTCCCTTTGATAATATTCTGCTGTAATATCCATCCGAGGCAGGTGTAGACCCAACTGGCAATCCTAGTCTTCTCAATGTAAATTTAAATCCATGTTTTCATggactccttttgaccaggatcactacatagggtgccatttcagctTTCATAAGTGACCAGTCTTGGGCTGTTCAGTCATGTTTATTCATCTGAGGtgaatgtttctttttttttttttttttcatttatgATTTTTTGGTCTTTATGCCATGGTTTGGGcagtgatgtatttaatatttaGAGCCAGTAAATTAATAAATAATGATATTGAAGTACATTCACATGCCTTATGTATATTCTTTGTTTTCAATGAATGAACATTTTGTGCTAATCGGTTAATTTGTTATGCCTGTTAAATCACATGTATTAAATAATTGCATTAGGCTACACCTGTTTACAAGGTTTCGCTTTAATCCAATTCGTTTTGTTGGTCACATGCCTTGTTCCTATTGTCTGCAGCAGAGAGAAGGGTGTGTACTGGGGAtgtgggctggctggctgacggcagTGTTTTCTAGCAGTGGTGGCGCAGCATCCTTTGTATCATGTAGCCTTGGTGCTGTGCGTGCGGATTAAGGGTGGAGACAGTTATCGTTGCCAGGGTCAAGGATATTCATCAGTCGGAGGAAGTACATGTAGTCTACGTGGTATAGGCTATGTCCGTGTGATTAGGTGTGCCCAAGTACAGAATGTTACCATTTTCTGCGAAAGCTATGAATTGGCTTACCTGGGTACCGCTCGGCGGAGGATGCTTCGAGAAAGAGGGGCAGTCATGATGCGCGATTAACGACAGATACAGTGGCTTTTAATTGTGTTGCGGAGAAATCAATTTTTATGGTCAAGGATCAAAGGAATAAATATGTCGAGACCGAAACCGTGCGAGGCGGTAAAGGTGGTGGTGCGATGCCGCCCTTttaacaggagagaggagactatgGACAACGATAACATATTGGATGTGAATTCAAAACTGGGCCAGATCACATTGAGGAACCCGAGGGCGTCACCTGAAGAAGTCATGAAATCATTCACCTTTGATGCGGTCTACGACTTTGAGTCGAAACAGAGCGATATTTATGACGATACCGTCAGACCTCTTGTAGATTCCGTGTTACAAGGATTCAATGGTACGATATTCGCATATGGACAGACTGGGACAGGTAAAACCTTCACCATGCTAGGTATGCCCACAGACAATGAAAGAGGGATCATCCCAAATTCATTTCACCACATTTTTACACAGATCTCCAGGTCTCAGAATCAGCAATATTTAGTGAGGGCATCCTATCTAGAAATCTATCGGGAGGAGGTCAGGGATCTGTTATGTAAAGACAACAAGAAACTAGATCTCAAAGAGAACCCAGATTCAGGGGTTTATGTCAAAGATCTGTCTTCGGTTGTCACCAAGAATGTGATGGAGCTCGAACATGTCATGAACATAGGAGATGAGTCCAGGTCTGTGGGGTTCACCAATATGAACGATCACAGCTCGCGGTCCCATGCCATCTTCATGATCACGGTGGAGTGCAGTGAGAAAGGTGCAGATGGAGAGGACCACATACGGGTTGGGAAGCTGAACATGGTTGACCTGGCTGGCAGCGAACGCCAGAGCAAGACGGGTGCTAAAGGGGAGCGCCTGAAAGAGGCCACTAAAATCAACCTGTCCCTCTCAGCACTGGGTAATGTCATCTCAGCTCTGGTGGATGGGAAGAGCACCCACATCCCTTACAGGGACTCTAAACTGACCCGTCTACTCCAGGATTCACTGGGTGGCAATGCTAAGACAGTCATGGTAGCCACTCTGGGACCAGCGTCCAAGCACTATGAAGAATCCCTGACCACCCTACGGTACGCAAACCGAGCCAAAAATATAAAGAACAAACCCAAAATCAATGAGGATCCAAAGGATGCTCTGCTGAGAGAGTTCCAGGAGGAGATTGCCCGCCTGAAGGCCCAGCTGGAGGAGCGAGGGACGCTggcgaaggagaggaggagaaggaggaatagCAGAAGACTGACTAAAAGTATGATTGTTGAGGATGTAGCCCACAGAGAAAGGGATGCAGAGCTGTGGAAGGCACTGGAAGCAGAATGGAAGCGGAATGAGGAATACTATATAAAGGAAGAAGAAGAAAGCAAGATGATAGAAGAGGATGAAAAGGGGGTAGAGAGATTCAACTCCATGGATAACTCTGTAGAGGCCAGTCCCCAAAAATCTGTAACCTCCAGAATACCGATACATAGATTTAGCTCTGTGGATGATAGCCCCAAAAAGGCTTTTCCCACCAGCACCCATAGCAGCCCAGGGGCCAGAGAGAAATGGAAGCCATTTGGTGAAAAAGAACAGATGGAAAAGGAAAGGATGATGGACGACATGCAGAAGGAACAGGAAGCTATGGAAAAGATTATTGAGAAATATAAGGTGACAATACATTattttctctgtttctgtatgagACAATAATGTGCATTTTGATATATTTAATATGATACATTATTTATTGGTGATACAGAGCGTCCGTCCTTCCAATAATCAGCCATCCAtatggccatgtgtctttctctCCAGGCAATGGAGAGCAAAATATTGGCTGGGGGAAAGAACATTATTGACCACACTAATGAGCAACAGAAGATGCTGGAATTGAAGAGGCAAGAGATTGCAGAACAGGTGAGAGATCGTCTACAAACCAATAGGGTATGTTCATTTGATAGATTGAGGGAGTCATGGAGAAGGCAAAAAACAACTAGGCTATCACTCTACTATAACACAAATAGTGCTGTGTCTGATGACCCTGATGAAAGTGGTAATTCAATATTATTTCATGTTTctcaatgtacagtaccagtcaaatgtttgggacacacctactcattcaaggctttttctttattttttaaaacttttttctacattgtagaaagacATCAAAAGCAAAgcttggctactttgaagaatataaaatatatttagatttgtttaacacttttttggttactacatgattctatccgtgttatttcatagttttgatgtcttattctatgtagaaaatagtaaaaaattaagaataacccttgaataagtaggtgtgtccaaacttttgactggtactgaacaTGCAGGTTTATTCACTGTTTAGTATCTCTGTGTTTACGTATCTTAGATTTTGGTCAGCACCTTGGAGTGCGGCTATGATATGAAAAACAAAATGTTGTATTGTTTGCGTGCAGGCTAGGCCTCACTTTATTGTGAAACACGACTACACAAAGGAAGTTCCCACACTGGAAAATAAACgtcatttttatttgtatttagataagacgggagagagagatccAGCAGCAGGTGATGGCTCaggatgaggagacaggagagctgagagagacctTCTCCTCCCTGCAGCAGGAGGTGGATCTCAAGACCAAGAAGCTAAAGAGGGTAAGATGGATTACTAACCAGCAGGGTTGGGGTctattccatttcaattccagtcaatccAGAAAGTAAACCAAACTCCAATTCCAAATGTTCCTAATTGAAGAGAATTTACATTTCAGTGTAaatctgaattgactggaatttaaacGGAATTGACTCCAACCTTCCATATCCCTAAAGCCCATCAGGGGTCATTATCATGACCTTATGTTTAATATAAAGGGATTTTAGACAGTGTTCTGATACAAAACCCTATTCCCTCATTTCTGGTTATTTTGATTAGGATATTAACATTCAATGGTTGTGCTCTCCTATTGTGTTTCCTAACTTGTTGATCCAGTTGTATGCCAAGCTGCAGTTGGTGAAGGCAGAGATTGGGGATGTCATTGATGAGCATGTAGTTACTAGACAGGAGCTTGAGCAGACACAGAATGAACTCACCAGAGAACTCAAGTTCAAGTAAGTTTTAATAACGTataatcacacagacacacacagacacactaccccAATTGGTTCACTTTTCATAATGTTGTTTTATGTGTTACCTGCAGGTATCTCTTAATTGAGAATTTCATCCCTCCCAAAGATAAGAACAAAATTATGAACCGGCTTCACTTTGACAGTGACGAGGACCAGTGGAGGTTTAGGCCCTTCGTTCCTTCCGAAAGGTCAGTGAGTTCACATAGTCTATACTATTCTATACTAGTCTTATGAGCTGAATATTCATTAAGTATTAAGAATTGCAATGGTAGCAAATATATTATTGACTGGTGCTGGAAGGACAGCCCTGCTAATCGGCCAGCCACTGCATAAAGGTATAGGTGGTCAGGGCAAACATTGTGGTGCTAGAAGGACAGCCCTGCTAATCGGCCAGCCACTGCATAAAGGTATAGGTGGTAAGGGCAAACATTGTGGTGCTAGAAGGACAGCCCTGCTAATCGGCCAGCCACTGCATAAAGGTATAGGTGGTAAGGGCAAACATTGTGGTGCTAGAAGGACAGCCCTGCTAATCGGCCAGCCACTGCATAAAGGTATAGGTGGTCAGGGCAAACATTGTGGTGCTAGAAGGACAGCCCTGCTAATCGGCCAGCCACTGCATAAAGGTATAGGTGGTAAGGGCAAACATTGTGGTGCTAGAAGGACAGCCCTGCTAATCGGCCAGCCACTGCATAAAGGTATAGGTGGTAAGGGCAAACATTGTGGTGCTAGAAGGACAGCCCTGCTAATCGGCCAGCCACTGCATAAAGGTATAGGTGGTAAGGGCAAACATTGTGGTGCTAGAAGGACAGCCCTGCTAATCGGCCAGCCACTGCATAAAGGTATAGGTGGTAAGGGCAAACATTGTGGTGCTAGAAGGACAGCCCTGCTAATCGGCCAGCCACTGCATAAAGGTATAGGTGGTCAGGGCAAACATTGTGGTGCTAGAAGGACAGCTCTGCAAAGCCAGTTACAATAATGTCACTGATGAGGGTCACAATTTGATTCAAATCCAAATTaaatttgtatttgtcacatgcaccgaatacgacaggtgtagccctttacagtgaaatgcttatttacaagcccttaaccaacaatgctttaagaagttaagagaaaaaaaagtgttaaattaaAAATTTaagaaacaaataattaaacagcagcagtaaaataacaatagcgaggctttatacaggggtaccggtacagagtcaatgtggaggctatatacagggggtaccggtacagagtcaatgtggaggctatatacagggggtaccggtacagagtcaatgtggaggctatatacagggggtaccggtacagagtcaatgtggaggctatatacagggggtaccggtacagagtcaatgtggagactatatacagggggcaccggtacagagtcaatgtggaggctatatacagggggtaccggtacagagtcaatgtggaggctatatacaggggctaccggtacagagtcaatgtggaggctatatacaggggtaccgtacagagtcaatgtggaggctatatacagggggtaccggtacagagtcaatgtggaggctatatacaggggggggctaccggtacagagtcaatgtggaggctatatacagggggtaccggtacagagtcaatgtggaggctatatacaggggccaccggtacagagtcaatgtggaggctatatacagggggtaccggtacagagtcaatgtggaggctatatacaggggtaccggtacagagtcaatgtggaggctatatacagggggtatcggtacagagtcaatgtggaggctatatacagggggtaccggtacagagtcaatgtggaggctatatacagggggtaccggtacagagtcaatgtggaggctatatacaggggtaccagtacagagtcaatgtggaggctatatacagggggtaccggtacagagtcaatgtggaggctatatacagggggtatcggtacagagtcaatgtggagactatatacagggggtaccggtacagagtcaatgtggaggctatatacagggggaggctaccggtacagagtcaatgtggaggctatatacagggggtaacggtacagagtcaatgtggaggctatatacagggggtaccggtacagagtcaatgtggaggctttatacagggggcaccggtacagagtcaatgtggaggctttatacaggggtaccggtacagagtcaatgtggaggctatatacagggggtaccaatgtggaggctatatacaggggctagtcaatgtggaggctatatacagggggtaccggtacagagtcaatgtggaggctatatacagggggtaccggaacagagtcaatgtggaggctatatacaggggtaccggtacagagtcaatgtggaggctatatacagggggtaccagtacagagtcaatgtggaggctatatacagggggtaccggtacagagtcaatgtggaggctatatacagggggtaccggtacagagtcaatgtggaggctttatacagggggtaccggtacagagtcaatgtggaggctatatacagggggtaccggtacagagtcaatgtggaggctatatacagggggtaccagtacagagtcaatgtggaggctatatacagggggtaccggtacagagtcaatgtggaggctatatacagggggtaccggtacagagtcaatgtggaggctatatacaggggtatcggtacagagtcaatgtggaggctatatacagggggtaatgtggaggctatatacagggggtacagagtcaatgtggaggctatatacagggggtcggcacagagtcaatgtggaggctatatacaggggtacagagtcaatgtggaggctatatacaggggtaccggtacagagtcaatgtggaggctatatacagggggtaccggtacagagtcaatgtggaggctatatacagggggtaccggtacagagtcaatgtggaggctatatacagggggtatcggtacagagtcaatgtggaggctttatacagggggtaccggtacagagtcaatgtggaggctatatacagggggtatcggtacagagtcaatgtggaggctatatacagggggtatcggtacagagtcaatgtggaggctatatacagggggtaccggtacagagtcaatgtggaggctatatacagggggtaccggtacagagtcaatgtggaggctatatacaggggtatcggtacagagtcaatgtggaggctacagagtcagagtcaatgtggaggctatatacagggggtatcggtacagagtcaatgtggaggctatatacaggggtggaggctatatacaggggtacagagtcaatgtggaggctatatacagggggtatcggtacagagtcaatgtggaggctatatacagggggtacctggtacagagtcaatgtggaggctatatacagggggtatcggtacagagtcaatgtggaggctatatacagggggtatcggtacagagtcaatgtggaggctatatacagggggtaccagtacagagtcaatgtggaggctatatacagggggtatcggtacagagtcaatgtggaggctttatacaggggtatcggtacagagtcaatgtggaggctttatacagggggtatcggtacagagtcaatgtggaggctatatacaggggtatcggtacagagtcaatgtggaggctttatacagggggtaccagtacagagtcaatgtggaggctatatacagggggtaccagtacagagtcaatgtggaggctatatacaggggtatcggtacagagtcNNNNNNNNNNNNNNNNNNNNNNNNNNNNNNNNNNNNNNNNNNNNNNNNNNNNNNNNNNNNNNNNNNNNNNNNNNNNNNNNNNNNNNNNNNNNNNNNNNNNatctaaacgtcttatgtaaatggaatgttatagaaggagggtccagacaccttttgatttcacttgttttgagaatctaaacgtcttatgtaaatggaatgttatagaagaagggtccagacaccttttttgatttcacttgtttttgagaatctaaacgtcttatgtaaatggaatgttatagaagggtccagacacctttttgagaatttcacttgtttttgagaatctaaaggtcttatgtaaatggaatgttatagaaggagggtccagacaccttttttgatttcacttgtttttgagaatctaaaggtcttatgtaaatggaatgttatatagaagggtccagacacctttttttgatttcacttgtttttgagaatctaaacgtcttatgtaaatggaatgttatagaagggtccagacacctttttttgatttcacttgtttttgagaatctaaacgtcttatgtaaatggaatgttatagaaggagggtccagacacctttttttgatttcacttgtttttgagaatctaaaggtcttatgtaaatggaatgttatatagaagggtccagacacctttttttgatttcacttgtttttgagaatctaaacgtcttatgtaaatggaatgttatatagaagggtccagacacctttttttgatttcacttgtttttgagaatctaaacgtcttatgtaaatcgaatgttatagaaggagggtccagacacctttttttgatttcacttgtttttgagaatctaaacgtcttatgtaaatgaaatgttatagaagggtccagacacctttttttgatttcacttgtttttgagaatctaaacgtcttatgtaaatggaatgttatagaaggagggtccagacacctttttttgatttcacttgtttttgagaatctaaaggtcttatgtaaatggaatgttatatagaagggtccagacacctttttttgatttcacttgtttttgagaatctaaacgtcttatgtaaatggaatgttatagaa
Protein-coding sequences here:
- the LOC115138840 gene encoding kinesin-like protein KIF3B yields the protein MSRPKPCEAVKVVVRCRPFNRREETMDNDNILDVNSKLGQITLRNPRASPEEVMKSFTFDAVYDFESKQSDIYDDTVRPLVDSVLQGFNGTIFAYGQTGTGKTFTMLGMPTDNERGIIPNSFHHIFTQISRSQNQQYLVRASYLEIYREEVRDLLCKDNKKLDLKENPDSGVYVKDLSSVVTKNVMELEHVMNIGDESRSVGFTNMNDHSSRSHAIFMITVECSEKGADGEDHIRVGKLNMVDLAGSERQSKTGAKGERLKEATKINLSLSALGNVISALVDGKSTHIPYRDSKLTRLLQDSLGGNAKTVMVATLGPASKHYEESLTTLRYANRAKNIKNKPKINEDPKDALLREFQEEIARLKAQLEERGTLAKERRRRRNSRRLTKSMIVEDVAHRERDAELWKALEAEWKRNEEYYIKEEEESKMIEEDEKGVERFNSMDNSVEASPQKSVTSRIPIHRFSSVDDSPKKAFPTSTHSSPGAREKWKPFGEKEQMEKERMMDDMQKEQEAMEKIIEKYKAMESKILAGGKNIIDHTNEQQKMLELKRQEIAEQIRREREIQQQVMAQDEETGELRETFSSLQQEVDLKTKKLKRLYAKLQLVKAEIGDVIDEHVVTRQELEQTQNELTRELKFKYLLIENFIPPKDKNKIMNRLHFDSDEDQWRFRPFVPSERSAENVMLLELDMSPPSMYNLNLNGAHLEQNFGGHGSPRRDLLANVPLRDRTTASGRVRKSRSWYQAPRSSSSCVSSSSSSSSITSGPQTQCSPHPQRPSSAIYTPLEGSIPGGP